The following are encoded together in the Serratia odorifera genome:
- a CDS encoding GNAT family N-acetyltransferase yields MSLNIRLAQSSDIAQLIAVERSAATLFRQLPQWAFIADAEGMPAERHAEFIARQHQWLAQDGAQIVGFVAVQPHDANWHIAELSVAAAHQRRGIGRQLLAHLIDQARLAGVTQLTLTTFRTVPWNAPYYRSLGFEILATHELSEALRSQMAGEAEHGLPLGSRCAMKFTLS; encoded by the coding sequence ATGAGCCTGAACATCCGACTCGCGCAGTCGTCAGATATCGCGCAACTGATCGCCGTTGAACGCTCGGCGGCCACGCTTTTTCGCCAATTGCCGCAGTGGGCATTTATTGCCGACGCCGAAGGCATGCCGGCGGAGCGACACGCCGAGTTTATTGCTCGCCAGCATCAATGGTTGGCGCAAGACGGTGCGCAGATCGTGGGATTTGTCGCCGTCCAGCCGCATGACGCCAACTGGCATATCGCCGAGTTGTCGGTGGCCGCGGCACATCAGCGGCGCGGGATAGGACGTCAGTTGCTGGCCCATCTGATCGACCAGGCGCGGCTGGCCGGGGTGACCCAGCTGACGCTGACCACGTTCCGCACCGTGCCGTGGAACGCGCCGTATTACCGTTCGCTAGGTTTCGAGATCCTGGCGACGCATGAGCTATCCGAGGCATTGCGCAGTCAGATGGCGGGTGAAGCCGAGCACGGTTTGCCGCTGGGCAGCCGTTGTGCCATGAAATTTACACTATCGTAA
- a CDS encoding ABC transporter substrate-binding protein, protein MRKFPALLVLSLFFVVFSLQAKTVTDMLGRTVTVPDNPQRIVLGESRMLYTLALLEPGNPAQRIVGWPQDLARYDAQSWQIYSQAFPQIKTIPVIGAGNFRQINAENLIPLRPDLVILARYAREDGDRQSLVNALSKAGIPVIYIDLRIDLLHNTVPSVRLLGEVLNRQRRAADFIAFYQQHMAVVRDRLAAYSGTKPKVMLHLHLGRRETCCTTAAHGNLGDLVTFAGGDNIANASIKGVYGELNPETALTANPDVYIATGMAGAQGKRYSDLLLGPQMTQRQADDSFRRLIDQQPLLAQLGAVKNLHAWSLWHNFYLSPYHVVAVEMLAKAFYPDLFADINPQQTFQQLYQQFLPIPFSGTYWSQLTRE, encoded by the coding sequence ATGCGTAAATTCCCCGCTTTGCTGGTACTTTCTCTGTTTTTCGTCGTGTTTTCGCTACAGGCGAAGACGGTCACCGACATGCTTGGCCGCACGGTGACGGTGCCGGACAACCCGCAGCGCATCGTGCTGGGGGAGAGCCGTATGCTATATACGCTGGCGCTGCTGGAGCCAGGCAATCCGGCGCAGCGCATCGTCGGCTGGCCGCAGGATCTGGCGCGCTATGATGCGCAAAGCTGGCAGATTTACAGTCAGGCCTTTCCGCAAATCAAGACCATACCGGTCATCGGCGCGGGCAATTTCCGTCAGATAAATGCCGAAAACCTGATCCCGCTACGGCCGGATCTGGTGATTCTGGCGCGCTATGCCCGTGAAGACGGCGATCGGCAGTCGCTGGTCAATGCGTTAAGCAAGGCGGGGATCCCGGTCATTTATATCGATTTGCGTATCGACCTGTTGCACAACACGGTGCCAAGCGTGCGTCTGCTGGGTGAAGTGCTGAATCGACAACGGCGCGCCGCGGATTTCATCGCCTTTTATCAACAGCATATGGCGGTGGTGCGCGACCGGCTGGCGGCTTATTCCGGCACGAAACCCAAAGTGATGTTGCACCTGCACCTTGGCCGGCGTGAAACCTGCTGCACGACGGCCGCTCATGGCAACCTGGGGGATTTGGTCACCTTTGCCGGTGGCGACAATATTGCCAACGCCAGCATCAAGGGGGTTTATGGCGAACTGAACCCGGAAACCGCGCTGACCGCCAACCCTGACGTCTATATCGCCACCGGTATGGCTGGGGCGCAGGGCAAACGCTATTCCGACCTGCTGCTTGGGCCGCAGATGACTCAGCGGCAGGCCGATGACAGTTTTCGCCGGCTGATCGATCAACAGCCGCTGCTGGCCCAGCTCGGCGCGGTAAAAAACCTGCATGCCTGGAGCCTCTGGCACAATTTCTATCTCAGCCCCTACCATGTGGTGGCGGTTGAAATGCTCGCCAAAGCGTTTTATCCGGATCTGTTTGCCGACATCAACCCGCAACAGACCTTCCAACAGCTGTATCAGCAATTCTTGCCAATACCATTTTCAGGGACCTATTGGAGTCAGTTAACTCGTGAATAA
- a CDS encoding nuclear transport factor 2 family protein — MNTSTPSEIVVRALQQVVASPEHHPAVIADFFSQDYQQQVDGHTLDYAQFVQHMALLKQQTRSMRLNVLALAEQGETVLTHHRVVVEKCDGRRCEVQVLAHFTLRAGRIVRCDELTHLLSGDSADRDLGGRH; from the coding sequence ATGAATACCTCTACCCCTTCAGAAATCGTGGTTCGCGCTTTGCAGCAGGTGGTTGCCAGCCCGGAACATCACCCTGCGGTTATTGCCGACTTTTTCAGCCAGGACTACCAGCAGCAGGTGGATGGCCATACCCTGGATTATGCGCAGTTCGTGCAGCATATGGCGTTGCTGAAGCAGCAGACGCGCAGTATGCGGCTAAACGTGTTGGCGCTGGCGGAACAGGGCGAAACGGTGCTGACCCACCACCGGGTGGTGGTGGAGAAATGCGATGGCCGCCGCTGCGAGGTGCAGGTGTTGGCCCATTTTACGCTCCGTGCCGGACGCATCGTGCGCTGCGACGAGCTGACACATTTGCTGTCGGGCGATAGCGCCGATCGCGACTTGGGGGGGCGCCACTGA
- a CDS encoding TonB-dependent siderophore receptor translates to MMWSACVLPLAAGVSVARAAETTADKQENIVVVGTRSVNGVESYQPLTSVTGTRSETSLLNVPQAVDVVPKQVLVDQAVGSLDEALYNVSGITQTNTLGGTQDAVMKRGFGDNRDGSILRDGVRSIQARNFTPTTERVEVLKGPASMLYGMGEPGGMINMIGKKPQLQQHTHVEGWGSSFNGGGGQLDVTGPLGTSGFAYRMIVDHDETDYWRNFGRNRQTVIAPSLMWYGENTTVRLAYEHMEYLTPFDRGTIIDSRTGKPVNTPRDRRFDESYNATRGDQDSVTLQIEQVLNERWKSAFTYAYNRNSYSDNQARATALNPETGALTRQADATADAVSHANALQLTLNGDVDWGHVNHQLLFGFDFEDSRTYRGDMIRGSKNSDFNIYNPVYGQMPASTAVSAKDSDQRENITSYGWFMQDSIQLTDKWLVMGGLRYDSFDVFAGKGRPFVTNTDSSDSKLVPRGGVVYKVTPYLSLYGSYTESFKPNSSIATQIGSLPPEQGKAWEVGSKVELPNGITGTLALFDITKRNVMVSQLVDGETVTRTAGRVRSQGVELDVAGNISENLSVIGSYAYTDARVVDDPDNKGKEMTNVARHTASLFLTQNLGSPGLYSGDQMRIGAGARYVGRRPGDAANSFYLDHYTVADAFAAYTMPVNGYRVKWQLNVKNLFDKTYYPSSGGDLRIAVGEPREVVLRASVDF, encoded by the coding sequence ATGATGTGGAGCGCCTGCGTGCTACCGCTGGCGGCTGGCGTCAGCGTTGCCCGTGCGGCCGAAACCACCGCCGACAAGCAGGAAAATATCGTGGTGGTCGGTACCCGTTCGGTTAACGGCGTTGAAAGCTATCAACCGCTGACCAGCGTGACTGGCACCCGCAGCGAAACCAGCCTGCTCAACGTGCCGCAGGCGGTGGACGTGGTGCCAAAGCAGGTGCTGGTCGATCAGGCGGTCGGCAGTCTGGATGAGGCGTTGTACAACGTCAGCGGCATTACCCAGACCAACACGCTGGGCGGCACCCAGGACGCGGTGATGAAGCGCGGCTTCGGCGATAACCGCGACGGCTCGATCTTGCGCGACGGTGTGCGATCGATCCAGGCACGCAACTTCACGCCGACCACCGAACGGGTCGAAGTGCTCAAGGGGCCGGCGTCGATGCTGTACGGCATGGGCGAACCCGGCGGGATGATCAACATGATCGGCAAAAAGCCGCAGTTGCAGCAACATACTCACGTTGAGGGCTGGGGCAGCAGCTTCAATGGCGGCGGCGGGCAACTGGACGTGACCGGGCCGCTCGGCACCTCCGGCTTTGCCTACCGGATGATTGTCGATCACGACGAAACGGACTACTGGCGCAACTTTGGCCGCAATCGCCAGACGGTGATTGCGCCATCGTTGATGTGGTACGGCGAAAACACCACCGTGCGGTTGGCGTATGAGCATATGGAATACCTGACGCCGTTCGATCGGGGCACCATTATCGATTCGCGCACCGGTAAACCGGTAAACACCCCGCGTGATCGTCGCTTTGATGAAAGCTACAACGCCACGCGCGGCGATCAGGACAGCGTCACCCTGCAAATCGAGCAGGTGCTGAACGAGCGCTGGAAAAGCGCCTTCACGTATGCCTATAACCGCAACAGCTACAGCGATAATCAGGCGCGCGCCACCGCGCTGAACCCGGAAACCGGCGCGTTGACGCGTCAGGCCGACGCTACCGCCGATGCGGTCAGCCATGCCAATGCGCTGCAATTGACCCTGAACGGCGACGTTGACTGGGGCCATGTCAACCATCAACTGCTGTTCGGCTTTGATTTTGAAGACAGTCGCACCTACCGTGGCGATATGATTCGCGGCAGCAAGAACAGCGATTTCAATATTTATAATCCGGTTTATGGCCAAATGCCGGCGTCCACCGCCGTCAGCGCCAAGGACAGCGATCAACGCGAGAATATCACCAGTTACGGCTGGTTCATGCAGGATTCCATCCAACTGACCGACAAATGGTTGGTGATGGGCGGACTGCGTTACGACAGCTTCGACGTCTTCGCCGGCAAAGGGCGGCCGTTTGTTACCAATACCGACAGTTCGGACAGCAAGCTGGTACCGCGCGGCGGCGTGGTCTACAAAGTGACGCCGTACCTATCGCTATACGGCAGCTACACCGAGTCGTTCAAACCCAACTCCTCTATCGCTACGCAGATTGGCTCTTTGCCGCCGGAGCAGGGCAAAGCCTGGGAAGTGGGCAGCAAGGTCGAGTTACCCAATGGCATTACCGGAACGCTGGCGCTGTTCGACATCACCAAACGCAACGTGATGGTCAGCCAACTGGTGGACGGTGAAACCGTTACCCGCACCGCCGGGCGCGTGCGCTCGCAGGGCGTGGAGCTGGACGTAGCCGGCAATATCAGCGAAAACCTCAGCGTGATCGGTTCATATGCCTATACCGATGCGCGGGTGGTGGACGATCCGGACAACAAAGGCAAGGAAATGACCAATGTGGCACGCCATACCGCCTCACTGTTCCTGACGCAGAACCTGGGCTCTCCGGGGTTGTACAGCGGCGATCAGATGCGTATCGGCGCTGGCGCGCGCTACGTTGGCCGTCGGCCAGGCGATGCTGCCAACAGCTTCTATCTGGATCATTACACGGTGGCTGATGCGTTTGCCGCCTATACCATGCCGGTGAACGGTTATCGGGTGAAATGGCAACTCAACGTCAAGAACCTGTTCGATAAAACCTATTATCCTTCCAGCGGTGGCGACCTGCGCATCGCCGTGGGGGAGCCACGCGAAGTGGTACTGCGCGCCAGCGTCGACTTTTAA
- a CDS encoding AraC family transcriptional regulator, with product MQLHSERLLHPKQHLTPWHQHPHGQIYLLTQGMMAMETERQQWAMTSGSIGWLPPQCRHQAQACGNVAGWSLYLPLALCGKLPPRPQLIQASALVQALVERIAGFPVATLTGAQRRMLQVLFDEMQGEQQQALQLPLPQDARLLKIARALLDDPANARRQDEWASWAGLSVRNLSRLFVTQTGIGFARWRQQARVIRSLEALSRGEPIAAVAADVGYDNVSAYIAAFRQRFGVTPGMYFR from the coding sequence ATGCAATTACACAGCGAACGTTTACTGCATCCCAAGCAACACCTGACGCCGTGGCATCAGCATCCGCACGGGCAAATTTACCTGCTGACCCAAGGTATGATGGCGATGGAAACCGAACGTCAGCAATGGGCGATGACCAGCGGCAGCATCGGCTGGCTGCCACCACAGTGCCGACATCAGGCGCAAGCCTGCGGCAACGTGGCGGGCTGGAGTCTTTACCTACCGCTGGCGCTGTGCGGCAAATTGCCACCACGGCCACAGCTGATACAGGCCAGTGCGCTGGTACAGGCGCTGGTGGAGCGCATCGCCGGTTTCCCGGTCGCTACGCTGACCGGCGCACAGCGGCGCATGTTGCAGGTACTGTTCGATGAAATGCAGGGGGAGCAGCAGCAAGCGCTGCAACTGCCGTTACCGCAGGATGCCCGGCTGCTGAAAATCGCCCGGGCGCTGCTTGACGATCCGGCCAATGCGCGCCGACAGGATGAATGGGCCAGTTGGGCCGGGCTGAGCGTGCGTAACCTGAGTCGTCTGTTTGTCACGCAGACCGGCATTGGCTTTGCCCGCTGGCGACAGCAGGCGCGGGTGATTCGTTCGCTGGAAGCCCTGTCGCGCGGCGAACCGATCGCTGCGGTGGCCGCCGATGTCGGCTATGACAATGTCAGCGCCTATATCGCGGCGTTTCGCCAACGCTTTGGCGTGACGCCGGGCATGTACTTTCGTTGA
- a CDS encoding GNAT family N-acetyltransferase, giving the protein MSQQIVFLSDYPQYADVCAAWAFGQWGSQRGGSLEGARQRYALCSQSSADHFTLMMIDEQRPLAMASLWPSDDHHRRDLTPWLAGVFVHPDHRRQGIARRLEQAVLELAQRGGHPLLHLLTDKCEALYAAWGWRTIERRQQYGDQVVVMEKRL; this is encoded by the coding sequence ATGAGCCAACAAATCGTATTTCTCAGTGATTATCCACAGTATGCCGATGTTTGCGCCGCCTGGGCTTTTGGTCAATGGGGCAGTCAACGCGGCGGCTCGCTGGAAGGCGCGCGTCAGCGCTACGCCCTGTGCAGCCAGTCCAGCGCAGACCATTTCACGCTAATGATGATAGACGAGCAGCGCCCGCTGGCCATGGCCAGCCTGTGGCCAAGCGACGACCATCACCGCCGCGATCTCACGCCGTGGCTGGCCGGGGTGTTCGTTCATCCCGATCACCGCCGACAGGGTATCGCCCGGCGGCTTGAGCAGGCGGTGCTTGAGTTGGCGCAGCGCGGGGGCCATCCGCTATTGCACCTGCTCACCGATAAATGCGAAGCGCTGTACGCCGCCTGGGGCTGGCGCACCATTGAACGCCGTCAACAGTACGGCGACCAGGTGGTGGTAATGGAAAAGCGCCTCTAA